One segment of Cervus canadensis isolate Bull #8, Minnesota chromosome 32, ASM1932006v1, whole genome shotgun sequence DNA contains the following:
- the ZC3H7A gene encoding zinc finger CCCH domain-containing protein 7A, which translates to MSSVSEERRKRQQNIKEGLQFIQSPLSYPGTQEQYAVYLRALVRNLFNEGNDVYRERDWNHSMSQYSEALSIADYAKSEEILIPKEIIEKLYINRIACYSNMGFHDKVLEDCDTVLSLNASNYKALYRKSKALSDLGRFREAYDAVAKCSLAVPQDEHVIKLTQELAQKLGFKIRKAYVRAELSLKSVPGDGATKALNCSVEDIEPDILTPRQEALSVVSIPASSFSHQVGNELASVSIMPLTSVLPLQVEESSLPSTVLANGGKIPFSTPEAFLDDGDMVLGDEIDDLLDSAPETNETVMPSALVRGPLPAASVGPSVPFSAASLLGALPIGARYAPAPSFSELYPPLTSSLEDFCSSLNSFSMSESKRDLSTSTSREGTALNNSNSSLLLMNGPGSLFASENFLGISSHPRNDFGNFFGSAVTKPASSVTPRHPLEGTHELRQACQICFIKSGPKLMDFTYHANLDHKCKKDILIGRIKNVEDKSWKKIRPRPTKTNYEGPYYICKDVAAEEECRYSGHCTFAYCQEEIDVWTLERKGAFSREAFFGGNGKISFTVFKLFQEHLGEFIFLCEKCFDHKPRMISKRNKDNSTSCSHPVTKHEFEDNKCLVHILRETTVKYSKIRSFHGQCQLDLCRHEVRYGCLREDECFYAHSLVELKVWILQNETGISHDDIAQESKRYWQNLEANVPGAQVLGNQIMPGSLNMKIKFVCAQCLRNGQVIEPDKNRKYCSAKARHSWTKDRRAMRVMSIERKKWMNIRPLPTKKQMPLQFDLCNHIASGKKCQYVGNCSFAHSPEEREVWTYMKENGIQDMEQFYELWLKSQKNEKSDDAASQSSKENGKQIHMPTDYAEVTVDFHCWMCGKNCNSEKQWQGHISSEKHKEKVFHTEDDQYCWQHRFPTGYFSICDRYMNGTCTEGSSCKFAHGNAELHEWEERRDALKMKLNKARKDHLIAPNDNDFGKYSFLFKDLN; encoded by the exons ATGTCCAGTGTGTccgaggagagaagaaaaaggcagcaGAACATTAAGGAAGGACTACAGTTTATACA GTCACCGCTGTCGTATCCAGGAACACAGGAACAATATGCG gtatatttACGTGCTCTTGTGAGAAATCTTTTTAATGAAGGAAATGATGTTTATCGTGAACGTGATTGGAACCACTCTATGAGTCAGTATTCAGAAGCTTTGAGTATAGCTGATTATGCAAAGTCTGAAGAAATTTTAATCCCTAAAGAAATCAttgaaaaactatatataaatCGTATTGCTTGCTATTCCAATATG GGTTTCCATGATAAAGTTTTAGAAGACTGTGATACAGTCCTCAGTTTAAATGCCAGTAACTACAAAGCTCTGTATCGGAAATCTAAGGCTCTAAGTGATTTAGGAAGATTCAGAGAGGCTTATGATGCTGTAGCAAAGTGCTCCTTGGCAGTGCCTCAG GATGAACATGTAATAAAACTAACTCAAGAACTAGCTCAGAAATTGggatttaaaataagaaaagcataTGTTAGAGCCGAG ctcTCACTAAAATCAGTTCCTGGGGATGGGGCTACAAAG GCTTTGAACTGTTCTGTGGAAGATATTGAACCAG ATATATTAACTCCGAGGCAAGAAGCACTTTCTGTTGTTTCTATACCCGCATCCAGTTTTTCTCACCAAGTTGGAAATGAGCTGGCCTCAGTTTCCATTATGCCCTTGACTTCTGTTTTGCCACTGCAAGTGGAAGAGAGTTCTCTGCCATCGACAGTGTTGGCAAATGGAGGAAAGATCCCCTTCAGCACGCCGGAAGCGTTTTTAGATGATGGAGATATGGTCCTTGGAGATGAAATAGATGATCTCCTGGAttctgcacctgaaactaatgaaACCGTCATG CCGTCAGCCTTAGTCAGAGGCCCCCTCCCAGCTGCCAGCGTTGGCCCGAGTGTCCCCTTCTCGGCGGCGTCTCTTTTGGGCGCCTTGCCCATCGGGGCGAGGTACGCACCTGCGCCCTCCTTCTCGGAGCTGTATCCACCATTGACTTCATCCTTAGAAGATTTCTGTTCttctttaaattcattttcaatGAGTGAATCCAAACGAG atctGTCCACCTCAACTTCTAGAGAGGGAACAGCGCTTAACAACAGTAATTCTTCCCTTTTACTT ATGAATGGACCAGGCAGTCTGTTTGCTTCTGAGAATTTCCTGGGAATTTCAAGTCACCCTCGGAATGACTTTGGAAACTTTTTTGGAAGTGCAGTAACTAAACCCGCTTCTTCAGTGACCCCAAGACATCCCCTTGAAGGAACCCATGAACTGAGACAAGCTTGCCAGATCTGTTTTATAAAATCAG gCCCTAAGCTAATGGATTTCACTTATCATGCTAATCTAGACCATAAATGtaagaaagatattttaattgGTAGGATAAAGAATGTAGAAGATAAATCATGGAAAAAAATACGTCCAAgaccaacaaaaacaaattatgaAGGCCCTTATTATATATGTAAAG ATGTTGCCGCTGAGGAGGAATGTAGATATTCAGGCCACTGCACATTTGCTTATTGCCAGGAGGAGATAGATGTCTGGACGCTGGAGCGGAAGGGGGCGTTCAGCAGAGAGGCTTTCTTTGGTGGCAATGGAAAGATCAGCTTTACCGTGTTCAAACTGTTCCAGGAGCATCTTGGAGAATTTATATTCCTTTGTGAG AAATGTTTTGATCATAAGCCTAGAATGAtaagtaaaagaaacaaagataattcTACATCATGTTCTCATCCGGTTACAAAGCATGAATTTGAAGACAATAA GTGCCTTGTCCACATTTTGCGAGAGACAACAGTCAAGTATTCCAAAATACGTTCTTTTCACGGCCAGTGTCAGCTTGATTTATGCCGACATGAGGTTCGATATGGCTGTTTAAGAGAAGACGAATGCTTTTATGCACATAGTCTCGTAGAATTGAAAGTCTGGATATTGCAAAATGAAACAG GTATCTCACATGATGATATTGCCCAGGAATCTAAACGATATTGGCAAAATTTGGAAGCAAACGTACCTGGAGCTCAG GTACTTGGCAATCAAATAATGCCTGGATCCCTTAATATGAAGATAAAATTTGTATGTGCTCAGTGTCTGAGAAACGGCCAAGTCATTGAAccagacaaaaacagaaaatattgcaGTGCAAAAGCAAGGCATTC GTGGACCAAAGATCGTCGTGCGATGAGAGTGATGTCTATTGAACGTAAGAAGTGGATGAACATCCGTCCTCTTCCCACAAAGAAACAAATGCCTTTACAGTTTGAT CTGTGCAATCATATTGCTTCTGGGAAAAAATGTCAGTATGTTGGAAACTGTTCCTTTGCTCACAGTCCTGAGGAACGAGAAGTGTGGACCTACATGAAGGAGAACGGGA taCAAGATATGGAGCAGTTTTATGAACTCTGGCTAAAgagccaaaaaaatgaaaaaagtgatgATGCAGCCAGTCAGTCCAGCAAAGAGAATGGAAAGCAAATCCACATGCCGACGGATTACGCGGAAGTTACT GTGGACTTTCACTGCTGGATGTGCGGGAAGAACTGCAACAGTGAGAAGCAGTGGCAGGGCCACATCTCCTCCGAGAAGCACAAAGAGAAGGTCTTCCACACCGAAGACGACCAGTACTGCTGGCAGCACCGCTTTCCCACGGGGTATTTTAGTATTTGTGATAG